One part of the [Pantoea] beijingensis genome encodes these proteins:
- a CDS encoding type 2 GTP cyclohydrolase I, which yields MRNTELEHIVNQQLNTASFNDYAPNGLQVEGRTEVKKIITGVTACQALLDEAVRLQADAVMVHHGYFWKNESPVIKGMKRNRLRALLANDINLYGWHLPLDAHPQLGNNAQLARLLDMNTRGEIVPLVPWGELKDPLTGDLLAQRITAALGRPPLHCGDNAPALIRRIAWCTGGGQGFIDDAAEFGVDAFITGEVSEKTIHSARENGLHFFAAGHHATERAGIKALGEWLAESYHFDVTFIDIDNPA from the coding sequence ATGCGTAATACTGAACTTGAACATATCGTTAACCAGCAGTTGAATACCGCGAGTTTTAACGACTACGCGCCTAATGGTCTTCAGGTAGAAGGGCGCACCGAGGTGAAGAAAATTATCACCGGCGTGACCGCCTGTCAGGCGCTACTGGATGAGGCGGTACGGCTGCAGGCGGATGCAGTGATGGTGCATCACGGTTACTTCTGGAAAAATGAATCACCGGTGATTAAGGGCATGAAGCGTAACCGACTCAGGGCGCTACTGGCGAATGATATCAATCTGTATGGTTGGCATCTCCCCCTCGATGCCCACCCTCAGTTAGGTAACAATGCGCAGTTGGCTCGACTACTCGATATGAATACCCGTGGTGAGATAGTTCCGTTGGTGCCATGGGGTGAATTAAAAGATCCGTTAACGGGTGATTTACTGGCACAACGGATTACCGCCGCGCTGGGCCGTCCGCCGCTGCACTGCGGTGATAATGCGCCAGCATTGATCCGCCGCATTGCCTGGTGTACCGGCGGCGGTCAGGGATTTATTGACGACGCGGCTGAGTTTGGTGTCGACGCCTTTATTACCGGAGAAGTGTCTGAAAAAACCATTCACAGTGCCCGTGAAAACGGCCTGCATTTTTTTGCTGCGGGCCATCATGCGACTGAGCGGGCAGGGATTAAAGCGCTGGGTGAGTGGCTGGCTGAAAGCTACCACTTTGATGTGACTTTTATTGATATTGATAACCCCGCCTGA
- the phrB gene encoding deoxyribodipyrimidine photo-lyase, translating to MTTNLVWLRSDLRVSDNMALYAACRDEQAQVMVLFMATPEQWRQHEMAPRQAQFIYDNLRLLQADLAGRGIPLYTLTCDDFAASVEQLRQFCQQQHVDRVFYNYQYEINERQRDAAAEKSLSEQGIVCQGFDDSVLLPPGSVLTGNREMYKVFTPFSRAFVKRLQQGLPECVPAPRARQNAPRIQQPELTPFGYPLAPYDDALFPPGEAAAIARLRAFCQQPVTAYHQDRDFPAKQGTSLLSAYLATGILSPRQCLHRLLREHPNGLEDERCFVWLNELIWREFYRHVLVAWPHLCKSHPFISWTNHVVWRSDPQQLLAWQQGKTGYPIVDAAMRQLNTLGWMHNRLRMITASFLVKDLLIDWREGERYFMSQLIDGDLAANNGGWQWAASSGMDAAPYFRIFNPTTQGERFDKQGEFIRYWLPELRHVPDAEIHQPHDWAKKNQQKLDYPLPIVDHKQARNRTLGAFDAARKETGNSNA from the coding sequence ATGACCACAAATTTGGTTTGGTTGCGTAGTGATCTGCGCGTCAGTGACAATATGGCGCTGTATGCCGCCTGCCGCGATGAACAGGCGCAGGTTATGGTGCTGTTTATGGCGACCCCTGAACAGTGGCGACAGCATGAGATGGCACCGCGGCAGGCGCAATTTATCTATGATAATTTGCGGCTGCTGCAGGCCGATCTGGCCGGGCGCGGTATTCCGCTTTATACCCTGACCTGTGATGATTTTGCGGCTTCGGTTGAGCAGCTACGGCAGTTTTGCCAGCAGCAGCATGTCGATAGGGTATTTTATAATTACCAATATGAAATTAACGAGCGACAACGCGATGCTGCGGCAGAAAAAAGTCTGTCGGAACAGGGTATTGTCTGTCAGGGATTTGACGATAGTGTTTTGCTGCCGCCCGGCAGCGTCCTCACCGGCAACCGCGAGATGTATAAAGTCTTTACGCCCTTTAGTCGCGCATTTGTTAAACGTTTACAGCAAGGATTGCCGGAATGCGTACCCGCGCCGCGGGCGAGACAAAATGCGCCGCGCATACAACAGCCGGAATTGACCCCCTTTGGTTATCCGCTGGCCCCTTATGATGATGCGCTTTTTCCTCCCGGGGAGGCGGCAGCGATTGCACGGTTACGTGCTTTTTGCCAGCAACCGGTTACTGCTTATCATCAGGATCGCGATTTTCCGGCGAAGCAGGGGACCAGCCTGCTATCAGCCTATCTGGCAACAGGAATACTTTCTCCCCGTCAATGTCTGCATCGTTTGCTGCGTGAGCACCCGAACGGGCTGGAAGATGAACGCTGTTTTGTCTGGCTAAATGAGCTGATTTGGCGAGAATTTTATCGCCATGTGCTGGTTGCATGGCCACATTTATGTAAATCTCACCCTTTTATCAGTTGGACGAATCATGTTGTCTGGCGCAGCGACCCTCAGCAATTACTGGCATGGCAGCAGGGGAAAACCGGTTATCCGATTGTTGATGCCGCGATGCGTCAGCTTAATACGCTGGGATGGATGCATAATCGATTAAGAATGATTACCGCCAGCTTTCTGGTTAAAGACTTGCTGATCGACTGGCGTGAAGGCGAGCGTTATTTTATGTCGCAGCTGATTGATGGCGATCTGGCGGCCAATAACGGTGGCTGGCAGTGGGCGGCGTCCAGCGGAATGGATGCGGCACCTTATTTTCGGATTTTCAATCCCACCACGCAGGGGGAACGCTTCGATAAGCAGGGTGAATTTATTCGTTACTGGCTACCAGAGTTGCGCCATGTGCCGGATGCCGAGATCCATCAACCCCACGACTGGGCAAAGAAAAATCAGCAGAAGCTCGATTATCCACTGCCAATCGTCGATCATAAACAGGCACGTAACAGAACACTGGGCGCGTTTGACGCGGCACGAAAAGAGACAGGTAACAGCAATGCGTAA
- a CDS encoding YbgA family protein, giving the protein MSERIPLGISACLLGERVRFDGGHKRDLFATDELAPYVHFEAICPEMAIGLPTPRPALRLVARAENEIALCFSKPGGEDVTQHMRDFSVAKVGQLAHLCGYLVCAKSPSCGMERVRIYQPGTNDNRKEGVGIFTRELMAAMPWLPIEENGRLNDDAIRENFVQRVYALHEFNQMWKTGLSRFALIEFHSRYKLLLLAHSQAEYRELGRFVAAMESWDSLEEYAFAYRNHLMALLSHPATRRNHTNVLMHVQGYFRKHLSSPQRQELAGLIDRYRQGLQPLLAPITLLKHYMKEFPDDYLSRQRYFEPYPEALRLRYGH; this is encoded by the coding sequence ATGAGTGAGAGAATTCCGTTAGGTATCAGCGCATGTTTACTGGGCGAGCGCGTCCGTTTTGATGGCGGGCATAAACGCGATCTTTTTGCTACCGATGAACTGGCACCTTATGTTCATTTTGAGGCGATTTGTCCGGAAATGGCGATAGGTTTACCTACGCCTCGCCCTGCGCTACGCCTGGTTGCGCGTGCAGAGAATGAGATTGCGCTCTGTTTCAGTAAGCCTGGCGGTGAGGATGTCACACAGCACATGCGAGATTTCTCAGTAGCGAAGGTGGGTCAACTGGCGCACCTGTGTGGCTATCTCGTCTGTGCTAAATCGCCCAGTTGCGGTATGGAACGCGTGCGTATTTATCAACCTGGCACGAATGACAATCGCAAAGAGGGCGTGGGAATCTTTACCCGCGAGCTGATGGCGGCAATGCCCTGGCTACCGATCGAAGAGAACGGCCGCCTGAATGACGATGCTATCCGTGAAAATTTTGTTCAGCGGGTCTATGCCCTGCATGAATTTAACCAGATGTGGAAAACGGGTCTCAGCCGCTTTGCGCTGATCGAATTCCATAGTCGTTATAAATTGCTCTTGCTGGCACATTCGCAGGCGGAATACCGTGAATTGGGGCGTTTTGTGGCAGCGATGGAGAGTTGGGACTCTTTGGAAGAGTATGCCTTCGCCTATCGTAACCACCTGATGGCATTACTCTCACATCCGGCTACACGCCGTAATCATACCAATGTGCTGATGCACGTCCAGGGCTATTTCCGCAAGCATCTAAGTTCGCCACAGCGCCAGGAATTAGCTGGACTGATCGATCGCTATCGGCAAGGGCTACAACCGCTGCTGGCGCCTATTACGTTGCTGAAACATTACATGAAAGAGTTCCCGGATGACTATCTGTCGCGACAGCGCTATTTCGAACCTTATCCTGAAGCGCTCAGGCTACGTTATGGTCACTGA
- a CDS encoding YbfA family protein: MFQHYSLHKIFMRRSAVLAIGTLALPIMLFRPDRARFYSYLHRVWIKTSTMPVWLAQSEAAGSDFY, from the coding sequence ATGTTTCAACACTACTCATTGCACAAGATTTTCATGCGTCGTAGCGCCGTTCTTGCGATCGGAACGCTGGCATTGCCTATCATGCTGTTCCGCCCGGATCGCGCACGTTTCTATAGCTATTTGCATCGCGTCTGGATCAAAACCAGCACTATGCCCGTTTGGTTAGCGCAATCCGAAGCGGCGGGAAGCGATTTTTACTGA
- the kdpF gene encoding K(+)-transporting ATPase subunit F — protein MSIEIITGIALVALLTGYLCYALIFAEAF, from the coding sequence GTGAGCATTGAAATCATTACCGGTATTGCGCTGGTGGCCTTGCTAACGGGCTACCTGTGCTATGCCTTAATTTTTGCGGAGGCATTCTGA